The proteins below come from a single Bombus pyrosoma isolate SC7728 linkage group LG10, ASM1482585v1, whole genome shotgun sequence genomic window:
- the LOC122572180 gene encoding condensin complex subunit 1 isoform X2 gives MIKDFIIPVNKDELLQSRSGQYFVKEIVPIRLLPQALDEIRSALQANGASFILDHFNTFFSIIVHGNKVELAIIMRAFTRIQKGIEMLVLDMESIFERGNELEEKHRLSLLNINKMLAYLFSWFICHIDDEVFKDVYDKLIGKRKKSAKSDMEDEWENSREKALEYIYRLLQLPLSKLWQPPIVEDSFIVLFTKVCYKILEQCKDSKQKSLRQTIFEILGTSIKKYNHGISCVIRIIQLVKIHDALASHMAVGVIHMINDCGCNGLVKEIMKEIEQSELSELDSRNISIFLETIAASAPNLIIPILDDVMDYLGSEHYAMRNCTISIIREVVQKALTGDDLTQEQKDQRDECLNNLEEHILDNNAYVRSKVLQVWQHLCCEGAIPLARQGRLLATIALRLEDKSANVRKHALQLMRALLQSNPFAGKLNKVEISKLLEKEEIKLRKLQTERVSKSARGDKQRLELWNTLLPEIRKALKEVTDDGKKKDKSQDDEVEEEEDINSDTAFEHVRQLILKEKILEAVTYLWKVCIKLKQSPDIEVLSPEAKEECLFLLLLKTFMESESNLDNIGENTDAVHSTDKNKEEEEIISKRVVNYLKNCLEFATELEVAIPMAEKLLFSTTATDAIEACTLLGIAHQFGVAGATAAIRDALFQVFHRDQSVRNNIALVYKDIYLNNHKNQKSKRQEALTCVKSLIDLLKGLQPGQSQALTQLILTWYNNKDIGNDVLQVLWEKFSMKSSDTDLLDSRSALMLITMIAQAQSSIIIDNLEVLIKVGLGPRAKTDLLLARDTCRALLTIKHMSDDIEKTPVRYPNDHEMFKEILTLLIENFANLENDGYISFATDAINAIYHLANQPDRLMKQLLLQICIQGKFNNDSSENTVPFFLLSKLLYLVGHISIKQMVHLDTSVYKELKRRDTIRKLREEKNSNKNNKNLDRSRRSITPNCARQILRNKEISILEDNGEDAVEGAAEDADAEFINDILENHIVTGDGLLVTFVPLVLDVCQYHDKYNDEDVQAAGALALSKMMTVSSRFCEKSLQLLITILERSPYPNIRANVLIGISDLTTRFPNQIEPWMKHVYGRLRDEDMNVRSTCVRVLSSLIMREMVRVRGQISELALCIIDKDPQIRQDAKQFFKALSQKGNALYNVMPDILSRLTDPDLDIRESDFQEILKYILNLLQKEKQVDAIIDKICARFKLATTERQWRDFAYCLSLLQFSAKSIHRLIESLPLLKDKIHHKQVLKALQSVIEQTKKKPNTKVACIELEEKIEELLKGKDKSNEDDSEVMPPPPVPKLRKHNNRRRKRSSSEEEEDDNIDSDPDSEPVTKTKSSKKPKSPEHKSSSDSDSDNGVSMKTSRKQSTVNTPTISVSRLSRKKRVSSVSTAPSPSPSRKKNKQITTPIRSSQRYSLRLSQSKKNH, from the exons atgaTCAAAGACTTTATTATTCCTGTAAATAAAGATGAACTTTTACAAAGTCGGAGTGgacaatattttgttaaagaaaTCGTTCCAATACGATTGTTACCACAAGCTCTAGATG AGATTCGATCAGCACTCCAAGCAAATGGAGCCAGTTTCATTTTAGAccattttaatacatttttctccaTAATTGTTCATGGAAATAAAGTTGAATTAGCAATTATTATGCGTGCCTTTACCAGAATTCAAAAag GTATTGAAATGTTAGTACTTGATATGGAAAGTATATTCGAAAGAGGAAATGAGTTGGAAGAGAAACATAGATTgagtttgttaaatataaataaaatgctggcatatttattttcttggtTTATTTGCCATATAGATGATGAGGTTTTTAAAGATgtatatgataaattaataggCAAg CGTAAAAAATCTGCAAAGTCGGATATGGAAGATGAGTGGGAAAATAGTAGAGAGAAAGCATTAGAGTACATCTATAGATTGTTACAATTACCATTATCAAAACTTTGGCAACCTCCTATCGTAGAAGACTCATTTATTGT ATTATTCACTAAAGtgtgttataaaattttggaaCAATGTAAAGATTCAAAACAGAAATCCCTGAGGCAAACTATTTTCGAG attttaggtacttcaattaaaaaatataatcatgGTATAAGCTGTGTGATAAGAATTATTCag tTAGTGAAAATACATGATGCATTAGCATCTCACATGGCTGTCGGAGTTATTCATATGATTAATGATTGTGGTTGTAATGGTTTagtgaaagaaataatgaaagagaTTGAACAAAGTGAATTATCTGAACTTGACAGTCgtaatatatcaatattctTAGAGACTATTGCTGCTTCAGCACCAAATCTCATAATTCCTATTCTTGATGATGTGATGGATTATTTGGGTAGCGAG CATTATGCTATGAGAAACTGTACCATTAGTATTATACGTGAGGTTGTACAAAAAGCATTGACTGGAGATGATCTTACGCAAGAACAGAAGGATCAACGTGATGAGTGCCTTAATAACTTAGAAGAACATATTCTTGATAATAATGCTTATGTCAGATCAAAAGTTTTACAAGTTTGGCAACATTTATGTTGTGAAGGAGCTATTCCACTAGCAAGGCAAGGAAGACTTTTAGCTACTATTGCATTACGTTTAGAAGATAAAAGTGCAAATGTACGAAAACATGCGTTACAACTAATGCGTGCCTTATTGCAAAGCAACCCATTTGCAGGAAAA ttaaataaagtagaaatttctaaattgttagaaaaggaagaaataaaattaagaaagttGCAAACTGAAAGAGTTAGTAAAAGTGCTCGTGGTGACAAACAAAGATTAGAATTATGGAATACTTTACTTCCAGAAATAAGAAAAGCATTAAAAGAAGTTACTGAtgatggaaagaaaaaggacaaaAGCCAAG ATGATGAagttgaagaagaagaagatattaatTCTGATACAGCGTTTGAACATGTAagacaattaatattaaaagaaaaaattctcgAAGCAGTAACATATTTGTGGaaagtttgtataaaattaaaacaaagtcCAGATATAGAAGTTCTTTCTCCTGAAGCAAAAGAAGAATGTCTGTTTTTACTTCTATTGAAAACATTTATGGAATCTGAAAGTAATTTAGATAACATAGGAGAAAATACAGATGCAGTACATTCAACAGATAAAaacaaagaggaagaagaaataatatcaaaacgagttgtaaattatttaaaa AATTGTTTGGAATTTGCAACTGAATTAGAGGTTGCTATACCTATGGcggaaaaattacttttttctacTACAGCAACCGATGCTATCGAAGCATGTACTTTACTTGGAATTGCTCATCAATTTGGTGTAGCTGGAGCTACAGCTGCTATACGTGATGCtttatttcaagtatttcaTCGTGATCAATCAGTACGAAACAATATAGCATTAGtgtataaagatatttacttaaataatcataaaaatcaAAAGTCAAAACGACAAGAGGCTCTTACATGTGTTAAAtcattaattgatttattaaaaggACTTCAACCAGGTCAAAGTCAAGCTTTAACTCAGCTTATATTAACAtggtataataataaagatatagGCAATGACGTATTACAg gtTCTATgggaaaaattttcaatgaaatcatCAGACACAGATTTATTAGATAGCAGATCTGCTTTAATGTTAATAACAATGATAGCTCAAGCTCAAAGCAGtattataattgataatttagaGGTATTAATAAAGGTAGGGCTTGGACCACGAGCAAAGACTGATCTTTTATTAGCCAGAGATACATGTAGAGCATTACTAACTATAAAACATATGAGTGATGATATTGAAAAGACACCTGTTAG GTATCCCAATGATCATGaaatgtttaaagaaattcttactttattaatagaaaattttgcaaatttagaaaatgatggatatatttcatttgcaactGATGCGATTAATGCGATTTATCAT TTAGCAAATCAGCCCGATCGCTTAATGAAGCagttattattacaaatctgTATTCagggaaaatttaataatgattCATCTGAAAATACTGTTCCGTTCTTTTTGttatctaaattattatatttagttggacatatttcaattaaacaaaTGGTACATTTAGATACATCAGTCTACAAAGAATTAAAACGAAGAGATACTATACGAAAAttaagagaagagaagaattcaaataaaaataataaaaatttggataGATCTCGAAGATCAATTACTCCTAATTGTGCGAGACAAATACTTCGCAATAAGGAG ATAAGCATCTTAGAAGATAATGGAGAGGATGCTGTGGAAGGTGCGGCAGAAGATGCAGATGCAGAGTTTATAAATGACATTCTTGAAAATCATATTGTAACTGGAGATGGACTTTTAGTAACATTTGT TCCATTAGTACTAGATGTATGCCAATATCATGATAAGTATAACGATGAAGATGTACAAGCTGCTGGAGCTCTTGCTCTCAGTAAAATGATGACAGTGAGTTCCAGGTTTTGTGAAAAATCATTAcaacttttaattacaatactAGAACGTTCACCATATCCTAATATTCGGGCCAATGTTCTTATTGGGATAAGTGATCTTACAACTAGATTTCCAAATCAAATTGAACCATGGATGAAACATGTTTATGGCAG acTTCGTGATGAAGATATGAATGTAAGAAGTACTTGTGTTCGAGTTTTATCAAGTCTTATAATGAGAGAAATGGTGCGTGTGAGAGGTCAGATATCAGAACTAGCTCTCTGTATAATTGACAAAGATCCTCAAATTCGACAAGATGCAAAGCAATTTTTCAAAGCACTTTCACAAAAAGGCAATGCTCTCTACAATGTGATGCCTGATATATTGTCTCGCTTAACTGATCCTGACTTAGATATAAGGGAATCagattttcaggaaattctGAA gtatattttgaatttattacaaaaagaaaaacaagttGATGCCATTATTGATAAGATTTGTGCTAGATTTAAATTGGCTACGACAGAAAGACAATGGCGTGACTTCGCGTACTGCCTTTCACTTTTACAATTTAGTgcaaaaa gTATACATCGTCTCATTGAAAGTTTACCTTTACTGAAAGACAAAATTCATCATAAACAAGTTTTAAAAGCATTACAGTCTGTTATTgaacaaacaaagaaaaaacCAAATACAAAAGTAGCATGTATAgaattggaagaaaaaatagaagaactTCTTAAAGGAAAAGACAAGTCAAATGAAGATGATAGTGAAGTAATGCCACCACCACCAGTGCCAAAATTAAGAAAGCACAATAATAGACGCAGAAAACGTAGTAGTagcgaggaagaagaggatgaTAATATTGATAGTGATCCTGATTCAGAACCCGTAACAAAAA CAAAAAGTTCTAAAAAACCAAAATCGCCTGAACATAAATCGAGTTCCGATTCAGATTCAGATAATGGTGTATCAATGAAAACTTCTAGAAAACAAT CTACAGTGAATACACCAACAATAAGTGTTTCAAGATTAAGTCGAAAGAAGCGTGTTAGTTCAGTTTCAACCGCTCCATCACCGTCGCCATCAcggaaaaaaaataaacaaattacaacGCCAATACGTTCTTCACAAAGATATTCACTACGTTTATCTCAATcaaaaaaaaatcattaa
- the LOC122572160 gene encoding regulator of nonsense transcripts 3A: MTMTEETQQSETAAQNEAQTSSPDVGKVKDSKKEKCRPMTKVVIRRLPPTMTQEQFLEQVSPLPEHDYLYFVKADMSLGQYAFSRAYINFVEQQDIFMFREKFDNYVFVDSKGTEYPAVVEFAPFQRLPKKRIGKKKDLKCGTIESDPYYISFLESLKNQEAESNISQPKTEYSYQPPDNTPKKVTTTPLLEYVKQRKQEKQRLRDEKREERRRRDLERRRTKEDPIISKVLKNPDLDKEMCKDNKENREEKDKLSPKDIKNRIKKEDKLRDKVPRDRDSKSITKGYRERIEDRNKDRDIKHQRRHEDKKIYGRRDERDGIKDDRRFDFKEDTKDSRERKIEEKRGKSYEKMRQEKKRLAETKKQNVEFSVDTENSVKLRSEDEEFQKKEPPVDLYENIKENDEAIGDKEDAKYNKGKEKQETNERKVLIEDSVRDFGTRDQKRTETAVESNKDIEKSKSNEDINKEINEDDESEEKKDSKVTKRRSSLESGGEGGTGDGNCLRRHKSLDGGDQNNLQKTENEDKEKDKKDPRLERRIRNKDRPTMEIYRPGMGKFSKQRLEREKSNTNDERASLSQSPTPNPNSNNLCKSGKPGTEVRSMTFKRSISRDLV; this comes from the exons atGACAATGACTGAGGAAACACAACAATCTGAGACAGCCGCACAAAATGAGGCACAAACTAGTTCTCCAGATGTTGGAAAAGTTAAAgatagtaaaaaagaaaaatgccgACCTATGACTAAG gtaGTAATACGGAGATTACCTCCAACTATGACTCAAGAACAATTCCTAGAGCAAGTTTCTCCATTGCCAGAACATgattatctttattttgtaaaagctGATATGTCTTTGGGACAATATGCTTTTTCCCGTGCATATATTAACTTTGTTGAGCAACaggatatttttatgttcagagagaaatttgataattatgtatttgtcGACTCTAAAGGAACAGAATATCCAGCAGTAGTAGAATTTGCACCTTTCCAAAGGTTACCAAAGAAAAgaataggaaaaaagaaagatttgaaATGTGGTACAATAGAATCAGATCCATATTATATAAGTTTCTTAGAAAGTCTTAAAAATCAAGAAGCTGAATCTAATATATCACAGCCAAAAACAGAGTACTCATATCAACCACCTGATA ATACACCAAAAAAAGTTACGACCACACCTCTCTTAGAATATGTGAAACAACGTAAGCAAGAGAAACAACGTCTCAGAGATGAAAAACGTGAAGAAAGACGACGAAGAGATCTAGAAAGGAGGCGGACAAAGGAAGATCCTATTATATCTAAG GTATTGAAAAATCCAGATCTTGATAAAGAAATGTGtaaagataataaagaaaatagggaggaaaaggataaacTTTCAcccaaagatataaaaaatcgTATTAAGAAAGAGGATAAATTACGTGACAAGGTACCGCGTGATCGAGATTCCAAATCAATAACAAAAGGATATAGGGAAAGAAttgaagatagaaataaagataGAGATATAAAACATCAAAGACGAcatgaagataaaaagatatatggaAGACGTGATGAAAGAGATGGTATAAAAGATGATAGAAGATTTGATTTTAAAGAAGATACTAAAGATTCTAGGGAACGAAAGATAGAGGAAAAACGAGGTAAAAGTTACGAAAAAATGaggcaagaaaaaaaaaggctTGCAGAAACCAAAAAACAGAATGTAGAATTTAGTGTTGATACAGAAAATAGTGTGAAATTAAGAAGTGAAGATGAagaattccaaaagaaagaaCCACCAGTTGAtctgtatgaaaatattaaagaaaatgatgAAGCTATAGGTGATAAGGAGGAtgctaaatataataaaggaaaagagaaacaagaaaCTAACGAAAGAAAGGTTCTAATAGAAGATTCTGTGCGTGATTTTGGGACAAGGGATCAGAAAAGGACAG AAACAGCTGTTGAAAGTAACAAAGACATTGAGAAATCAAAATCCaatgaagatattaataaagaaattaatgaagatGATGAAtctgaagaaaagaaggattCAAAAGTCACAAAAAGGCGGAGTTCACTTGAAAGTGGAGGGGAAGGTGGTACAGGAGATGGAAACTGTTTAAGGAGGCACAAGTCTTTAGATGGTGGAGATCAAAATAACTTACAAAAGActgaaaatgaagataaagaaaaagataaaaaggatCCACGATTAGAACGTCGAATTAGAAACAAA gaTCGTCCTACCATGGAGATCTATCGGCCTGGAATGGGAAAATTTAGCAAACAAAGATTAGAACGAGAAAAATCTAATACTAACGATGAGAGAGCATCGCTTTCGCAAAGTCCTACTCCAAACCCCAATTCTAATAATCTTTGTAAATCAGGAAAACCTGGAACTGAAGTGCGATCTATGACGTTTAAACGTAGTATTAGTCGTGATTTGGTATAA
- the LOC122572180 gene encoding condensin complex subunit 1 isoform X1, with the protein MIKDFIIPVNKDELLQSRSGQYFVKEIVPIRLLPQALDEIRSALQANGASFILDHFNTFFSIIVHGNKVELAIIMRAFTRIQKGIEMLVLDMESIFERGNELEEKHRLSLLNINKMLAYLFSWFICHIDDEVFKDVYDKLIGKRKKSAKSDMEDEWENSREKALEYIYRLLQLPLSKLWQPPIVEDSFIVLFTKVCYKILEQCKDSKQKSLRQTIFEILGTSIKKYNHGISCVIRIIQLVKIHDALASHMAVGVIHMINDCGCNGLVKEIMKEIEQSELSELDSRNISIFLETIAASAPNLIIPILDDVMDYLGSEHYAMRNCTISIIREVVQKALTGDDLTQEQKDQRDECLNNLEEHILDNNAYVRSKVLQVWQHLCCEGAIPLARQGRLLATIALRLEDKSANVRKHALQLMRALLQSNPFAGKLNKVEISKLLEKEEIKLRKLQTERVSKSARGDKQRLELWNTLLPEIRKALKEVTDDGKKKDKSQDDEVEEEEDINSDTAFEHVRQLILKEKILEAVTYLWKVCIKLKQSPDIEVLSPEAKEECLFLLLLKTFMESESNLDNIGENTDAVHSTDKNKEEEEIISKRVVNYLKNCLEFATELEVAIPMAEKLLFSTTATDAIEACTLLGIAHQFGVAGATAAIRDALFQVFHRDQSVRNNIALVYKDIYLNNHKNQKSKRQEALTCVKSLIDLLKGLQPGQSQALTQLILTWYNNKDIGNDVLQVLWEKFSMKSSDTDLLDSRSALMLITMIAQAQSSIIIDNLEVLIKVGLGPRAKTDLLLARDTCRALLTIKHMSDDIEKTPVRYPNDHEMFKEILTLLIENFANLENDGYISFATDAINAIYHLANQPDRLMKQLLLQICIQGKFNNDSSENTVPFFLLSKLLYLVGHISIKQMVHLDTSVYKELKRRDTIRKLREEKNSNKNNKNLDRSRRSITPNCARQILRNKEISILEDNGEDAVEGAAEDADAEFINDILENHIVTGDGLLVTFVPLVLDVCQYHDKYNDEDVQAAGALALSKMMTVSSRFCEKSLQLLITILERSPYPNIRANVLIGISDLTTRFPNQIEPWMKHVYGRLRDEDMNVRSTCVRVLSSLIMREMVRVRGQISELALCIIDKDPQIRQDAKQFFKALSQKGNALYNVMPDILSRLTDPDLDIRESDFQEILKYILNLLQKEKQVDAIIDKICARFKLATTERQWRDFAYCLSLLQFSAKSINKNIYLFKKLKMRLKFYEISFLSIINEFYLGIHRLIESLPLLKDKIHHKQVLKALQSVIEQTKKKPNTKVACIELEEKIEELLKGKDKSNEDDSEVMPPPPVPKLRKHNNRRRKRSSSEEEEDDNIDSDPDSEPVTKTKSSKKPKSPEHKSSSDSDSDNGVSMKTSRKQSTVNTPTISVSRLSRKKRVSSVSTAPSPSPSRKKNKQITTPIRSSQRYSLRLSQSKKNH; encoded by the exons atgaTCAAAGACTTTATTATTCCTGTAAATAAAGATGAACTTTTACAAAGTCGGAGTGgacaatattttgttaaagaaaTCGTTCCAATACGATTGTTACCACAAGCTCTAGATG AGATTCGATCAGCACTCCAAGCAAATGGAGCCAGTTTCATTTTAGAccattttaatacatttttctccaTAATTGTTCATGGAAATAAAGTTGAATTAGCAATTATTATGCGTGCCTTTACCAGAATTCAAAAag GTATTGAAATGTTAGTACTTGATATGGAAAGTATATTCGAAAGAGGAAATGAGTTGGAAGAGAAACATAGATTgagtttgttaaatataaataaaatgctggcatatttattttcttggtTTATTTGCCATATAGATGATGAGGTTTTTAAAGATgtatatgataaattaataggCAAg CGTAAAAAATCTGCAAAGTCGGATATGGAAGATGAGTGGGAAAATAGTAGAGAGAAAGCATTAGAGTACATCTATAGATTGTTACAATTACCATTATCAAAACTTTGGCAACCTCCTATCGTAGAAGACTCATTTATTGT ATTATTCACTAAAGtgtgttataaaattttggaaCAATGTAAAGATTCAAAACAGAAATCCCTGAGGCAAACTATTTTCGAG attttaggtacttcaattaaaaaatataatcatgGTATAAGCTGTGTGATAAGAATTATTCag tTAGTGAAAATACATGATGCATTAGCATCTCACATGGCTGTCGGAGTTATTCATATGATTAATGATTGTGGTTGTAATGGTTTagtgaaagaaataatgaaagagaTTGAACAAAGTGAATTATCTGAACTTGACAGTCgtaatatatcaatattctTAGAGACTATTGCTGCTTCAGCACCAAATCTCATAATTCCTATTCTTGATGATGTGATGGATTATTTGGGTAGCGAG CATTATGCTATGAGAAACTGTACCATTAGTATTATACGTGAGGTTGTACAAAAAGCATTGACTGGAGATGATCTTACGCAAGAACAGAAGGATCAACGTGATGAGTGCCTTAATAACTTAGAAGAACATATTCTTGATAATAATGCTTATGTCAGATCAAAAGTTTTACAAGTTTGGCAACATTTATGTTGTGAAGGAGCTATTCCACTAGCAAGGCAAGGAAGACTTTTAGCTACTATTGCATTACGTTTAGAAGATAAAAGTGCAAATGTACGAAAACATGCGTTACAACTAATGCGTGCCTTATTGCAAAGCAACCCATTTGCAGGAAAA ttaaataaagtagaaatttctaaattgttagaaaaggaagaaataaaattaagaaagttGCAAACTGAAAGAGTTAGTAAAAGTGCTCGTGGTGACAAACAAAGATTAGAATTATGGAATACTTTACTTCCAGAAATAAGAAAAGCATTAAAAGAAGTTACTGAtgatggaaagaaaaaggacaaaAGCCAAG ATGATGAagttgaagaagaagaagatattaatTCTGATACAGCGTTTGAACATGTAagacaattaatattaaaagaaaaaattctcgAAGCAGTAACATATTTGTGGaaagtttgtataaaattaaaacaaagtcCAGATATAGAAGTTCTTTCTCCTGAAGCAAAAGAAGAATGTCTGTTTTTACTTCTATTGAAAACATTTATGGAATCTGAAAGTAATTTAGATAACATAGGAGAAAATACAGATGCAGTACATTCAACAGATAAAaacaaagaggaagaagaaataatatcaaaacgagttgtaaattatttaaaa AATTGTTTGGAATTTGCAACTGAATTAGAGGTTGCTATACCTATGGcggaaaaattacttttttctacTACAGCAACCGATGCTATCGAAGCATGTACTTTACTTGGAATTGCTCATCAATTTGGTGTAGCTGGAGCTACAGCTGCTATACGTGATGCtttatttcaagtatttcaTCGTGATCAATCAGTACGAAACAATATAGCATTAGtgtataaagatatttacttaaataatcataaaaatcaAAAGTCAAAACGACAAGAGGCTCTTACATGTGTTAAAtcattaattgatttattaaaaggACTTCAACCAGGTCAAAGTCAAGCTTTAACTCAGCTTATATTAACAtggtataataataaagatatagGCAATGACGTATTACAg gtTCTATgggaaaaattttcaatgaaatcatCAGACACAGATTTATTAGATAGCAGATCTGCTTTAATGTTAATAACAATGATAGCTCAAGCTCAAAGCAGtattataattgataatttagaGGTATTAATAAAGGTAGGGCTTGGACCACGAGCAAAGACTGATCTTTTATTAGCCAGAGATACATGTAGAGCATTACTAACTATAAAACATATGAGTGATGATATTGAAAAGACACCTGTTAG GTATCCCAATGATCATGaaatgtttaaagaaattcttactttattaatagaaaattttgcaaatttagaaaatgatggatatatttcatttgcaactGATGCGATTAATGCGATTTATCAT TTAGCAAATCAGCCCGATCGCTTAATGAAGCagttattattacaaatctgTATTCagggaaaatttaataatgattCATCTGAAAATACTGTTCCGTTCTTTTTGttatctaaattattatatttagttggacatatttcaattaaacaaaTGGTACATTTAGATACATCAGTCTACAAAGAATTAAAACGAAGAGATACTATACGAAAAttaagagaagagaagaattcaaataaaaataataaaaatttggataGATCTCGAAGATCAATTACTCCTAATTGTGCGAGACAAATACTTCGCAATAAGGAG ATAAGCATCTTAGAAGATAATGGAGAGGATGCTGTGGAAGGTGCGGCAGAAGATGCAGATGCAGAGTTTATAAATGACATTCTTGAAAATCATATTGTAACTGGAGATGGACTTTTAGTAACATTTGT TCCATTAGTACTAGATGTATGCCAATATCATGATAAGTATAACGATGAAGATGTACAAGCTGCTGGAGCTCTTGCTCTCAGTAAAATGATGACAGTGAGTTCCAGGTTTTGTGAAAAATCATTAcaacttttaattacaatactAGAACGTTCACCATATCCTAATATTCGGGCCAATGTTCTTATTGGGATAAGTGATCTTACAACTAGATTTCCAAATCAAATTGAACCATGGATGAAACATGTTTATGGCAG acTTCGTGATGAAGATATGAATGTAAGAAGTACTTGTGTTCGAGTTTTATCAAGTCTTATAATGAGAGAAATGGTGCGTGTGAGAGGTCAGATATCAGAACTAGCTCTCTGTATAATTGACAAAGATCCTCAAATTCGACAAGATGCAAAGCAATTTTTCAAAGCACTTTCACAAAAAGGCAATGCTCTCTACAATGTGATGCCTGATATATTGTCTCGCTTAACTGATCCTGACTTAGATATAAGGGAATCagattttcaggaaattctGAA gtatattttgaatttattacaaaaagaaaaacaagttGATGCCATTATTGATAAGATTTGTGCTAGATTTAAATTGGCTACGACAGAAAGACAATGGCGTGACTTCGCGTACTGCCTTTCACTTTTACAATTTAGTgcaaaaagtataaataagaatatatatttatttaaaaagttaaaaatgcgtttaaaattttatgagatatcatttctttctataattaatgaattttatttaggTATACATCGTCTCATTGAAAGTTTACCTTTACTGAAAGACAAAATTCATCATAAACAAGTTTTAAAAGCATTACAGTCTGTTATTgaacaaacaaagaaaaaacCAAATACAAAAGTAGCATGTATAgaattggaagaaaaaatagaagaactTCTTAAAGGAAAAGACAAGTCAAATGAAGATGATAGTGAAGTAATGCCACCACCACCAGTGCCAAAATTAAGAAAGCACAATAATAGACGCAGAAAACGTAGTAGTagcgaggaagaagaggatgaTAATATTGATAGTGATCCTGATTCAGAACCCGTAACAAAAA CAAAAAGTTCTAAAAAACCAAAATCGCCTGAACATAAATCGAGTTCCGATTCAGATTCAGATAATGGTGTATCAATGAAAACTTCTAGAAAACAAT CTACAGTGAATACACCAACAATAAGTGTTTCAAGATTAAGTCGAAAGAAGCGTGTTAGTTCAGTTTCAACCGCTCCATCACCGTCGCCATCAcggaaaaaaaataaacaaattacaacGCCAATACGTTCTTCACAAAGATATTCACTACGTTTATCTCAATcaaaaaaaaatcattaa